A stretch of Imperialibacter roseus DNA encodes these proteins:
- a CDS encoding sugar phosphate isomerase/epimerase family protein has product MKKHLIAFIILFVAWQLPHPTQAQKKGDPLYTEPLGVQAYTFRKSFPKGVEATLDTIASLGFTELEGGAPAGMTGEEYRKLCEARGISIPGTGTGYEQLVKDPQAVADNAKALGAKFVMCAWIPHKRAEFNLENAQKAVEDFNRAGKVLKENGLTFCYHVHGYEFQPYGKGTLMNYIIENTNPEYVSFEMDIMWTHFGGGDPVKLLKKYGDRWKLLHVKDLKKGTPKDLTGGTGQENDVTLGQGELDIPGILREANKIGIKHMFIEDESPNPMLQVPQSIAYLKSLKY; this is encoded by the coding sequence ATGAAAAAACACCTGATAGCTTTCATTATTCTTTTTGTCGCCTGGCAACTGCCACACCCAACGCAAGCCCAGAAAAAGGGCGATCCGTTGTACACCGAACCGCTGGGCGTGCAGGCCTACACGTTCCGCAAGAGCTTCCCTAAGGGAGTAGAGGCTACTCTGGACACCATTGCCTCGCTGGGCTTTACCGAGCTGGAAGGCGGAGCGCCTGCTGGCATGACAGGCGAAGAGTACAGAAAATTGTGTGAAGCGAGGGGCATCAGCATTCCCGGCACTGGCACGGGCTATGAGCAACTGGTGAAAGACCCTCAGGCCGTAGCCGACAACGCCAAAGCCCTGGGCGCCAAGTTTGTGATGTGCGCCTGGATCCCCCACAAAAGGGCTGAATTTAACCTCGAGAATGCCCAAAAGGCAGTGGAGGATTTTAACAGAGCAGGCAAAGTGTTGAAAGAAAATGGCCTTACTTTCTGCTACCACGTGCATGGCTATGAGTTTCAACCTTACGGAAAAGGCACGCTGATGAACTATATCATTGAGAACACTAATCCTGAGTACGTGTCTTTCGAAATGGACATTATGTGGACACATTTTGGCGGAGGTGATCCTGTGAAGCTGCTGAAGAAATACGGTGACCGCTGGAAGCTGTTGCACGTAAAAGATCTGAAAAAAGGCACGCCGAAAGACTTGACAGGTGGTACGGGTCAGGAGAATGACGTAACTCTTGGACAAGGAGAACTCGACATTCCGGGAATACTCAGGGAAGCTAATAAAATAGGCATCAAGCACATGTTCATTGAAGATGAGAGCCCCAATCCAATGCTACAAGTGCCTCAAAGCATTGCCTACCTGAAAAGCCTGAAGTATTAG
- the floA gene encoding flotillin-like protein FloA (flotillin-like protein involved in membrane lipid rafts), whose protein sequence is MPVQLLITIGVIIVGLWLLLYIFPISLWITAQFSGVRVNLMTLVFMRFRKVPPGLIVKSMILAAKAGIPDISVEMLETHYLAKGNLVAVIKALIMADKANLKLDFKQATAIDLAGRDVLDAVKVSVTPYMVLVPAITAVSMDGIQLIAVARVTVRSNLQQLVGGAGEETIKARVAQGIISRIGMATSYKFILENPESISRQVLENGLDAGTAFQILSIDIADIDIGQNIGSMLQIDQASADLSIAKAKAEERRAMAVANEQEMIARIQEARAKVILAEAQIPAALSGAFRTGNLVAGIDFKKDQPAKKSTTAKK, encoded by the coding sequence ATGCCTGTTCAACTACTCATTACCATCGGTGTTATTATTGTCGGCCTCTGGCTGCTCTTATACATCTTCCCTATTAGTCTGTGGATTACAGCGCAGTTTTCGGGTGTCAGAGTTAATCTGATGACGCTTGTTTTTATGAGATTCCGCAAGGTGCCGCCGGGGCTAATCGTCAAATCGATGATATTGGCTGCAAAAGCTGGCATTCCCGATATTTCCGTCGAAATGCTGGAAACGCACTACCTGGCCAAAGGCAACCTGGTCGCTGTTATCAAGGCGTTGATCATGGCCGACAAAGCCAACCTCAAACTTGATTTTAAGCAAGCTACTGCCATTGACCTGGCTGGTAGAGACGTGTTGGATGCGGTAAAGGTATCTGTAACGCCTTATATGGTGCTTGTGCCTGCCATCACAGCTGTGTCAATGGATGGCATTCAGCTCATTGCTGTGGCCCGTGTTACAGTACGAAGCAACCTGCAGCAGCTTGTGGGTGGTGCTGGTGAAGAAACCATCAAAGCAAGAGTGGCCCAGGGAATCATCTCAAGAATTGGTATGGCCACCAGCTATAAGTTCATTCTTGAAAACCCCGAAAGCATATCAAGACAAGTACTGGAAAATGGCCTTGACGCTGGTACAGCCTTTCAAATCCTTTCAATCGATATTGCCGACATCGATATTGGACAAAACATTGGTTCCATGCTGCAAATCGACCAGGCTTCTGCCGACCTGAGCATTGCCAAGGCCAAAGCTGAAGAGCGCAGGGCCATGGCCGTCGCCAACGAGCAGGAAATGATTGCCCGTATTCAGGAAGCACGTGCTAAAGTGATTCTGGCGGAAGCACAAATCCCGGCAGCCCTTTCCGGAGCATTTAGAACAGGTAATTTGGTGGCGGGCATCGACTTTAAGAAAGACCAGCCAGCAAAGAAAAGCACAACCGCTAAAAAATAA